From the Bombus pascuorum chromosome 7, iyBomPasc1.1, whole genome shotgun sequence genome, one window contains:
- the LOC132909082 gene encoding POU domain protein CF1A: MAATTYMPISSAVSSELDGGSGTAIGMNIAVGGYSSGSPRSAADAGEMKYMPAPQHHHHHHHHHQVTSSPSPNGLSHPTASLSSANPWVSLQPSSDHWAASMGMHHTSHHPHHHPHQANAAGLDVKPLAAAAATAAAAAAAANDQSMHPHRGGPHQSPGMASPHSWHAPVVPSAHYNPSGGAASPTTLQQYHAAMNGMLHPHPHQHHPQLHNHQTAGLHPNLRDPGSPVGHALHPGHPHDRDQSAGEEDTPTSDDLEAFARQFKQRRIKLGFTQADVGLALGTLYGNVFSQTTICRFEALQLSFKNMCKLKPLLQKWLEEADSTTGSPTSIDKIAAQGRKRKKRTSIEVSVKGALEQHFHKQPKPSAQEITSLADSLQLEKEVVRVWFCNRRQKEKRMTPPNTLGDGIIEGVPPGHQSQPSLHQAYHPQDHLHGSPMGHSHSPPMLSPQGLTAHSLAAH, from the coding sequence ATGGCCGCTACCACGTACATGCCTATTAGTAGCGCAGTGTCGTCCGAGCTGGATGGTGGTTCGGGTACCGCGATCGGGATGAACATCGCCGTAGGTGGCTACTCCTCTGGCTCGCCTCGTAGCGCCGCCGATGCCGGGGAGATGAAGTACATGCCGGCGCCGCAGCATCATCACCACCATCATCACCATCATCAGGTGACATCGTCGCCGTCGCCGAACGGATTGTCGCATCCGACGGCGAGCCTCTCGTCGGCGAATCCCTGGGTGAGCCTGCAACCAAGCAGCGATCACTGGGCGGCCTCGATGGGCATGCACCACACCAGCCATCATCCGCACCATCATCCGCACCAGGCAAACGCCGCTGGACTCGATGTGAAGCCGCTCGCGGCAGCGGCTGCTACCGCGGCAGCGGCCGCCGCGGCCGCCAACGACCAGTCGATGCATCCGCATCGCGGCGGTCCTCATCAGTCGCCCGGAATGGCATCGCCGCATTCTTGGCACGCGCCCGTCGTCCCGTCGGCCCATTACAATCCGAGCGGTGGCGCGGCCTCGCCCACTACCCTTCAACAGTACCACGCCGCGATGAACGGCATGCTGCATCCGCATCCGCATCAACACCATCCGCAGCTTCACAATCACCAAACGGCCGGATTACATCCAAACTTGAGGGATCCCGGGTCGCCGGTCGGCCACGCGTTGCATCCGGGCCATCCGCACGACAGGGATCAGAGCGCCGGAGAAGAGGACACTCCGACCTCCGACGACCTCGAGGCGTTCGCCAGACAGTTCAAACAGCGGCGCATCAAGCTGGGCTTCACCCAGGCGGACGTCGGTCTCGCGCTCGGTACTCTCTACGGCAACGTCTTCTCGCAGACGACGATATGCAGGTTCGAGGCTCTTCAGCTGAGCTTCAAGAACATGTGCAAATTGAAGCCGCTGCTGCAGAAGTGGCTCGAGGAGGCGGACTCGACGACCGGCTCGCCGACGAGCATCGACAAAATCGCCGCCCAGGGcaggaaacgaaagaagcgaACGTCGATCGAGGTGTCGGTGAAGGGCGCGCTCGAGCAACACTTCCACAAACAGCCGAAACCGTCCGCGCAGGAGATCACCTCGCTCGCGGACAGCCTTCAACTGGAGAAAGAAGTGGTCAGGGTGTGGTTCTGTAACCGACGGCAAAAGGAGAAGAGGATGACACCGCCGAACACGCTCGGCGACGGAATCATAGAGGGCGTGCCGCCCGGACACCAGAGTCAGCCTAGTCTTCACCAGGCGTATCATCCGCAGGATCATCTTCACGGATCGCCGATGGGCCACAGCCACAGTCCGCCGATGCTCAGCCCTCAGGGTCTCACGGCGCACTCGTTGGCGGCTCACTAG